Within the Sporocytophaga myxococcoides DSM 11118 genome, the region CCTACTCTGTCAATTTTCGCTAATGCATCTGCCTCTTTAACTCTCATAAAAACTCCTTTAGGATTCTGACCTATGTATAGAGATTTACTAAAAATAGAATTGCAATTTTTATTCAATGAATAATCCATATAACTTTTAGAAACCACTTTATAATTCCTAATAAAGCCTTGATTCATTGCAAACAAAGGGTTTACATAAACTTTCAAAAAAGTAAAATGATCAAACTCACTATAGTTGGAGGATTGGCTCTCTGAGAACTCAACCATTCGATCAAACAAAGAAAGATACTTTTCACCGAGCGGAGTCTCCGGAAAACTTTCATTAAAAGATTGATTAATTCTCTTTACTTCTCTAAGCATTGTTCTCAACTCGGGAACCACCAAAGAAGTATCGGGGCATTCAAATCCCGTTGTATAAATTGTCGAAAGATTTAATAGAAAAAGTCTGTTGCAAAGAAAAAAGTGATGATAAGATTTTAATCCATCAGCTATAGAATCTGTGGAGAAAACGGAAGAGGAAATGTATGATTGCTGGATCAAGCTTAACAACGAGTCCTTTTCTATATTCGGATCCTCTAAATATAAAGCGGCTAGTGTTAGTCCTGCTCCTTCCCTTTTATATGGTTTTTCAAATTTTTCAAATACCTCAGTTTCCCATTCTACAGGAAGAGGTCCGTTAATCTTTTTATAGGAAATTGGTTCCAGATACCGGAGCCAGAAGTCCATCTTCTTTAAATATACCCGACAGGAGTTAATCTTGTCTTTTACTATATCAATATTAGCTTGTGAGTTAAGATCAGAATTTCGGATTAAATCTAATAGTTCTGACTGGTCCCTTTTAAACTCATATAGCCTGTGATGATATCCTGAATTATAATTTGATTCATTCAATAGGCAGGTTTTAAAAGAGATGCTTATAAAAGCAATAAAGGATATGGAAAGAAGGATGAGGTAATTTTTATTCATTATCACTAAAATTTTATTCATACAAAATATAAAATGGAGATCCATTGCCGGATCTCCATTCAATTAGTTTTGTATTAATGAGCCACAACGGCTTTTACACTTTTTGTACCGCTTGCAGAGGATAACTTAACAAAATAAATTCCATTTTGTAAGGCTGCTGTAGAAAGAGCTACCTCAGTTTTTCCAATTGCTAAATCCTTCTCAATAACTGGAGCTACAAGAGCACCTTTTGCATTGATAACAGAAATGGTTACACGCTCAGCTTTTTCCATAGTAATAGAAACTGTAGCAAGGTCACCTGCCGGGTTAGGGAATATCTGAATTCCAGTAGCAGCAAGAGTGCCTGAAGGGTATATACCTGTAATGTCTCCAGGCTCAACTGAAACACCAGTCAATGCAACTTCTACACTTGATTCATCAAAGTCATTATTTACAATTGTCATAGTTGCATTATGAGTACCGTCAGCAAGTGGAGCGAATTCAACACCTATGCTCTGAGATTCTCCAGCTGCAATGATAATTGGGAAAGTCAATGATTCATCCAATACGTAATCAGTTCCTGAAAAATTAATTGCTTTAATTTTTAAAGCACCAGGGCCTGTATTAGAAATAGTAACATCCTGAGTAGTTGTATTTCCGGTAGTAATTGTTCCAAAATCATTTTCAGCAGTTAAACTGATTTCCGGATTTGCATTAAATGATGCAGGATTAAACAATGCTAATAATTGTCCACCTTCTACCACTTCACCAGGTATAGAATAATGCGCCTGATCAGCAGTCAGGAACATTCCTGGGCCAAGAATTTCTTGCATATCTAAGATGCCTGTCGCTTCTTCGTCCTGAGTAAGGAAATTAGCACCTCCGGTTAAGAAACGAGTACGATCATGATCTGCAACTGTAGTTAATACATCCGTAGCAATATCATATTGCAAAACCCTTCCTATATGAGCATTACCTCCTACATCCTCGACAAGAAGAACGTGACCATAATGATCTATAGTTAAATTATCCAACATTTTCTGACCTTCTGTACCATCTAGTACTGCCTCAATGGTTCCACCTGCTTCAGGATTGTTGGTATCTGAGAAACGTAGTCTCCACAAACGGCTTGGGCTTGTAATTGCATTCGTTGTTGCGAAATAAAAATCGTTAGGGTTAGAAGGATCCCATGCTCCGTCTTCCGGACGCAGGAAGTTTGTTATCCCAAGGTTATTGCTGTTAGTATTGATCTCGCTGCCAGTCGAGTTTTTGATATCTCCAAGATCAACTAATGTAAATGCTGTACCTTCAGCAGGAACACTAGCACTAACCTCATTTAATAAGCCAGTTACTGAAACACCATAAAGTTTTCCATTGGTCAATCCAGCCTTTTCAACATCAGATCCTGAGTCTGTTTTACTTCCGATATATACATATACCTGACCTGGAGTAGAATCGTCCATACCTACAACAACTGTCTTATCACTTGCAACAGGTCTTGCAGTTAAGTTTTCCCATGAAGCCTTTCCTAATGCAGGAAGCTCATATGAAGTTCCGGAAGCAGAGCCTGAAGCAATATGCCCCATTACACGACCTTCGTTACCAGTTTCTTCACCATTCATGAAAATACGAGCTTGAGTGCCCAATCCTGTTTTCGCATTGTAATAAGCAGAAACAGCTGGGAGGTCTGCAGAGCAGAAACGACCAAATGCTGCCGATGGTGAAGGATTTGAACTGTTATAAGTCGTATATCCTGTTCCATTCCACAGGTTTACATTTTGTATTAGATCGCTACCGCTTATCACAGATAAGTCGGATTTGTTAATAACCCACTTAGAAACAAAAGCTCCTTTTGATCCGTGAGCTCTTGCAATACCAGCTGTATTTCCAAACTCATGATTCATTAAAAGAGTGAAAGTACCATCATGGTTATCAAATGCACCAAGTCCATCAGGTGTACCGCACATTCTATATCCTCCTATTACATCGTTCGTTGTAAGGATAGAAGTTAATCTAACACCAGAAGTAACAGGAACCAGATAAGGTGTCGTTGAAGTACTAATACCAGTTGTACCTTCCGCTAAAGCAGAAGCAAATGGCACATAGTTAGATAGTTTATTTGCGCCTTTTAAACCAAAAACAAACATATGACTAAGATTGCTGGTTGCAACTGCTATACCATCTGCATTTGGAGAAGATTGTCCATAGTCATTATCATTGCAAACTGCAACAGTACTGTCATTAATAATAGCCAGACCTTCAGCTTTATCCAAAGTTGCTGGCCAACCGTTTGCTACTAAGTCTAAGAACAAAGTTCTTCCAACCGGTACAATTCCATTAGCATCTAATCCAGCAACATCTACCAATGCTTCCAATGTTTTACCATTGTATAATTCAGATGTTACCGGTGTTGCACCGCTGATATCTAGCTTATAAATTTTCTTGCTATCTGTAGTTCCCCTGATACCTACTTCAATAAGTAAAAACTCATTGTTATTGATAGCAGCCATATCACCTATTTTCCAGTCTTTCAATCTTACTTGATTAGCTCCTGAACCGATAACACCTTCGTTTACATAAGCGAACATTCTTGTTGCGTTTGTCTCCGGATCAATTTCTAATATTCTATGAATTCTTGAAGCTTCACCTACAGCTGCAGTAGGATATAATATCGGGCTTTGTATAATGGCATATATCTTTCCATTAGGAGTAATAGAAATACCTTCAAAACCACGATTGTTCTTACGATACTTAAATACAGTGTCGATAGCAACATCTTCAGGCTGAGCACCAGGAAGATTTGCATAAGGAGTAAATCTTTTAACAACAACTCCGTTTTTGTTCAGCTTCCAGATAGTTGGTCCACCTTCTTCGCAAATCCAGAAGTTGCCATCTTTATCTACAACAATACCTTCAGAGTCAATACCCCAGATATCTTTAGCAGCAGTTTTTGCTGCAAAGTTAGCGCAGGTAAGAACGGTATCTATACTATTCAACTCAGCTACTGTACTTCCATAACCAGCAGGGTTAAGCAATCCTGTTGCAGTTGTTCCGTCAGGACGCTTCATAGTAATTGACTGTAAGATTTGGATGGAATCGCCACTCACTCTTATTCTATGAATCTTAGGAGCATAGCTAGGAAATGCATACAACTTATCATAAGTAGGATGACATTCAGCCGGATTTGCGCTGGCGCAATCAACGTTTACTCCTCTGTCTGAAATAGTCCAGAATTCTTTTCCATTGGTATTAGCGATCGGATATAAACTAGAAAATCCGGCTTCGCGAAAATTAATACCCTGGAACGTTCCGATAGATGCGGATTTGTTATTCACATAATCCTGCAACAAGGAAACCTGTGCCTTGCTAATCAATGGTGTCAGCAACCCCACAGCAATACTTAATAAAGTAGTATTTAATCGTAGTCTCATTATTTTGTTTAGTTTAATGGCATAAAACTACTTGCGCTAGGTTAACTTATTGCCTTAGGTTTGTTAAGAGTTGATTAAGAAAAAGGAAGGGTTTGTTAAGAATGGGTAAAGGAATCTAGTACAAAAGATCTAACCTTTCGACAGTAGAAACTATTAAAAACAACTTAAATTCTATAATCTATAAGGACTTACAAAGTCTTTTTTAATATCTACTAATGTAGTTTACCAGCTAATAGCCGTAAAATATTGAAATAAACTATACTGAGGATTTAAACAAAATTAGCCGGCTAATTTGTTGCATTCTTTATTTCCATTGAATTCATTTTTGTTCTACAACTTTAAATCCATCCCACTTATAATGTTTCTTGATATCTTTTATTACTCCCATTTTTCTAGCTCCATTCTTATCAAGTATTGGTTCATTATTCATGTCGAACAATTCTCCATAATCATACTCGCTATAAATTATATTATCAAATTGAGGATCTTGAGGAAGTGAAACATTTGTTGAATATTCTTCTCCTTCTAAGTCGGAATTTGATTGATAGGTTTTAAACATAATATCTAATTTTCCATTGGCATCGACAAGGTAAATGCCGACATCAGAACACCCACAACAATTTCCGTGGCTTTCTAACAACAACAATAAATCAACATTTTTCCACTTTAATGAATTTATTTGCTGAGCATAATCAGGAGCAAATCCTTCTATTTGAAATGTATCAATAAATATATTTTGAGTAAGGTCATATTTATATATAATAGAACCACGGATGAAATACTTCATTTTTTTTGACTGTGAATTAAATGAATACAATGCCACATCACTTGAACGGATATATGCATTTTGATTACCATATTGAATTCCAATCCACTCGTCGACATAAGTGTCCAATATTGGCACCAATGAGGTATTAAATTTTAGGGAATCTATTACTTGACTTGAAGTATCAGGTTGGGAATAAACAGGGCTGATTGTTGAAAATGAAACGGGTTGGACTATTGTTTTATAATAAACCCTATATTCATCAAGTTTTAAAAAATGATCATATTCAATTTGTCTTTTGATTGTATCGGTCTTGATTGAATCGGTTTTGAAAGTATCGGCTTGGGCAATATTAGTAACTGAAGTATCCAAGGTTGTAACGTTTTCTTTTTCAACCCTTGATTTGGGCTCAGTACAAGATGTAAAAATAATGATTGATATAGCTATTATGATTCTCATATTCAAGTATCACGACTTATGTGTACCAAAATGTATCTTTCTATTTTCTATGTTCCCTTGACTGCCCCAATGCTTAGGTCATACAATATAACAAAATTTTACTTGCACCTTTCTTCATGGTTATTTAAGGAACACCATAAAGGAAAATAAATACAAAAAATTATTTCTCC harbors:
- a CDS encoding cytochrome-c peroxidase → MNKNYLILLSISFIAFISISFKTCLLNESNYNSGYHHRLYEFKRDQSELLDLIRNSDLNSQANIDIVKDKINSCRVYLKKMDFWLRYLEPISYKKINGPLPVEWETEVFEKFEKPYKREGAGLTLAALYLEDPNIEKDSLLSLIQQSYISSSVFSTDSIADGLKSYHHFFLCNRLFLLNLSTIYTTGFECPDTSLVVPELRTMLREVKRINQSFNESFPETPLGEKYLSLFDRMVEFSESQSSNYSEFDHFTFLKVYVNPLFAMNQGFIRNYKVVSKSYMDYSLNKNCNSIFSKSLYIGQNPKGVFMRVKEADALAKIDRVGKLLFYDPILSGNNKRSCASCHKPTEYFTDTILTTSLQFDRQTTLKRNSPSLINVEYNHLIMLDGKHISLQNQTKGVIENPHELGSNEKEVLQKLMSCKEYKNAFGGLLKYTPQEKEITFDHIVSAVTFYYSKFSKYYSPFDESMNADIVLPVSAKQGFNLFMSKAQCATCHFVPLFNGVKPPYTNSEFEVLGVPDVSSPMNLSMDKGRFEVHSANETNNAFRTGTVRNASHTGPYMHNGAFKNLREVIDFYDAGGGSGRGLDVPNQTLSSDSLHLSDAEKNKLIAFIFSLDEKIQFEKAPEVLPQSKVSGLNNRKVGGEY
- a CDS encoding esterase-like activity of phytase family protein, which gives rise to MRLRLNTTLLSIAVGLLTPLISKAQVSLLQDYVNNKSASIGTFQGINFREAGFSSLYPIANTNGKEFWTISDRGVNVDCASANPAECHPTYDKLYAFPSYAPKIHRIRVSGDSIQILQSITMKRPDGTTATGLLNPAGYGSTVAELNSIDTVLTCANFAAKTAAKDIWGIDSEGIVVDKDGNFWICEEGGPTIWKLNKNGVVVKRFTPYANLPGAQPEDVAIDTVFKYRKNNRGFEGISITPNGKIYAIIQSPILYPTAAVGEASRIHRILEIDPETNATRMFAYVNEGVIGSGANQVRLKDWKIGDMAAINNNEFLLIEVGIRGTTDSKKIYKLDISGATPVTSELYNGKTLEALVDVAGLDANGIVPVGRTLFLDLVANGWPATLDKAEGLAIINDSTVAVCNDNDYGQSSPNADGIAVATSNLSHMFVFGLKGANKLSNYVPFASALAEGTTGISTSTTPYLVPVTSGVRLTSILTTNDVIGGYRMCGTPDGLGAFDNHDGTFTLLMNHEFGNTAGIARAHGSKGAFVSKWVINKSDLSVISGSDLIQNVNLWNGTGYTTYNSSNPSPSAAFGRFCSADLPAVSAYYNAKTGLGTQARIFMNGEETGNEGRVMGHIASGSASGTSYELPALGKASWENLTARPVASDKTVVVGMDDSTPGQVYVYIGSKTDSGSDVEKAGLTNGKLYGVSVTGLLNEVSASVPAEGTAFTLVDLGDIKNSTGSEINTNSNNLGITNFLRPEDGAWDPSNPNDFYFATTNAITSPSRLWRLRFSDTNNPEAGGTIEAVLDGTEGQKMLDNLTIDHYGHVLLVEDVGGNAHIGRVLQYDIATDVLTTVADHDRTRFLTGGANFLTQDEEATGILDMQEILGPGMFLTADQAHYSIPGEVVEGGQLLALFNPASFNANPEISLTAENDFGTITTGNTTTQDVTISNTGPGALKIKAINFSGTDYVLDESLTFPIIIAAGESQSIGVEFAPLADGTHNATMTIVNNDFDESSVEVALTGVSVEPGDITGIYPSGTLAATGIQIFPNPAGDLATVSITMEKAERVTISVINAKGALVAPVIEKDLAIGKTEVALSTAALQNGIYFVKLSSASGTKSVKAVVAH
- a CDS encoding SH3 domain-containing protein — encoded protein: MRIIIAISIIIFTSCTEPKSRVEKENVTTLDTSVTNIAQADTFKTDSIKTDTIKRQIEYDHFLKLDEYRVYYKTIVQPVSFSTISPVYSQPDTSSQVIDSLKFNTSLVPILDTYVDEWIGIQYGNQNAYIRSSDVALYSFNSQSKKMKYFIRGSIIYKYDLTQNIFIDTFQIEGFAPDYAQQINSLKWKNVDLLLLLESHGNCCGCSDVGIYLVDANGKLDIMFKTYQSNSDLEGEEYSTNVSLPQDPQFDNIIYSEYDYGELFDMNNEPILDKNGARKMGVIKDIKKHYKWDGFKVVEQK